The Nitrospiria bacterium genome includes a window with the following:
- a CDS encoding DUF420 domain-containing protein → MKELLGRPGFLPAHGTLGADLSFLMAMAFTILFMIGWRMGKKKQGNRHHALTLWAMVSMLGYFTLYYLARGLGALATEGKEGFGGPEWLYNYLFTPLLTIHITVVSTGLVSAVYMIVLGFRVAVKRSGLRVLQNGLLTMTRSAFLTVTGAVFLFFGLIAVVRCRSTACWIVYISGFLLVLFVLFLEKGIERLIPDGERRHRIIGTFTMVLFLIALCTSSVTYLMLYVIWPPKLPG, encoded by the coding sequence ATGAAAGAGCTGTTGGGCAGACCCGGTTTTCTGCCGGCCCATGGGACCCTGGGCGCAGACCTGAGTTTTCTCATGGCCATGGCCTTCACGATCCTGTTCATGATCGGCTGGAGAATGGGCAAGAAAAAACAGGGAAACCGCCACCATGCGCTGACTCTCTGGGCGATGGTCAGCATGCTGGGCTATTTTACGCTGTACTATCTGGCTCGAGGACTCGGCGCATTGGCGACGGAAGGGAAGGAGGGTTTTGGAGGGCCGGAGTGGCTGTATAATTATCTTTTTACGCCATTGCTGACGATTCATATCACGGTCGTAAGCACCGGGCTGGTTTCCGCGGTTTATATGATCGTCTTGGGTTTCCGCGTCGCGGTGAAACGATCGGGGCTGCGCGTTCTTCAGAACGGCCTTCTCACCATGACCCGGTCGGCCTTTTTAACCGTCACGGGTGCGGTTTTTCTGTTCTTCGGCCTCATCGCCGTCGTGCGATGTCGTTCGACGGCCTGCTGGATCGTTTATATTTCCGGTTTTCTTCTCGTCTTGTTCGTTCTCTTTCTGGAAAAAGGAATCGAACGGCTCATCCCGGATGGGGAACGTCGTCACCGTATCATCGGCACGTTTACGATGGTGCTGTTCCTTATCGCACTCTGCACCAGCTCCGTCACCTATTTGATGCTCTACGTCATCTGGCCCCCCAAATTACCCGGATAA
- a CDS encoding response regulator — translation MKTENKYCLCCGESVPVNKVQRDGKLETTCVYCGFVLDVAMEEERGLAGCILAADDSDLTRDLIRESLLKKKMARSVLSSKNGQEFITSFTRRLAENQSVDLVILDVEMPVIDGITAARMMRAVEGQYGKAKVPILFFSAHKCDENLKRQISLFKPASYVNKGSDSDPEKLLERIDLLIGYFMINRKTPTS, via the coding sequence GTGAAGACGGAAAACAAATATTGTCTCTGTTGCGGCGAATCGGTGCCGGTCAATAAAGTCCAACGAGATGGAAAACTTGAAACGACTTGTGTCTATTGCGGTTTTGTTCTGGACGTGGCGATGGAGGAAGAAAGGGGGCTGGCCGGTTGCATTCTTGCGGCCGACGATTCGGATCTGACGCGCGACCTTATCAGAGAGTCGTTGTTGAAGAAGAAAATGGCCCGATCGGTGCTCTCGTCCAAGAACGGTCAGGAATTCATCACGTCGTTTACCCGGAGGCTGGCCGAAAATCAGTCCGTCGATTTGGTCATTTTGGATGTGGAGATGCCGGTCATCGACGGCATCACGGCTGCGCGTATGATGCGCGCGGTCGAAGGCCAATACGGAAAGGCCAAAGTGCCCATTCTTTTTTTCTCCGCGCACAAATGCGATGAAAACTTGAAGCGGCAAATCTCCCTCTTCAAACCGGCCAGTTATGTCAATAAGGGAAGCGATTCCGATCCGGAAAAACTCTTGGAACGCATCGATCTCCTGATCGGCTATTTCATGATTAATCGCAAAACGCCTACTTCCTAA
- the trpE gene encoding anthranilate synthase component I codes for MKPKSMRTIQRMPAYHPSLEEFIRKAKQGNLIPVYREILADLETPVSAFLKIRDEHYGYLLESVEGGEKWARYSFLGSRPALVIRGSLNELTLIRPGGVERVKVKTDPLETLKGIMADYQPVEVEGVPRFFGGAVGYLGYDMIRSIERLPDFHHDGLDLPVMYLMVTDTLLIFDNMAQTIKVVSNVHLSDRGGRGTDGARRAYREAIDKIEAIIARLKKTDRLDKKRRRNGAKNSEWRIASNMTPPAFRKIVRRAKEYIRSGDIFQVVLSQRFETESRSASFDIYRSLRVINPSPYMYYLQLDGLELVGSSPEVLVRCEDRKIELRPIAGTRPRGRNEEEDRLLERELLSDQKECAEHIMLVDLGRNDVGRVSDVGSVRVERLMAVERYSHVMHLVSQIEGRLQKDKDVYDVMRACFPAGTVSGAPKIRAMEIIEELEPTGRGPYAGAVGYFSFSGNLDTCINIRTIVIKGGRAYIQAGAGIVADSDPKREYQETVNKAKAMLVAIEMAQGGLD; via the coding sequence ATGAAACCTAAATCGATGAGAACGATCCAGCGCATGCCGGCGTATCACCCCTCGCTGGAAGAATTCATCCGCAAGGCCAAACAGGGAAATCTGATTCCGGTTTATCGCGAAATCCTGGCTGACCTGGAGACACCCGTGTCCGCGTTTCTTAAAATCCGTGATGAACACTACGGGTATCTTCTGGAAAGCGTGGAAGGCGGGGAAAAATGGGCGCGTTATTCCTTCCTGGGAAGCCGTCCGGCGTTGGTCATCAGAGGATCGCTTAATGAATTGACGTTGATCCGGCCCGGAGGTGTCGAGCGGGTTAAAGTCAAGACGGACCCTTTGGAGACGCTCAAGGGGATCATGGCCGATTACCAACCGGTGGAAGTGGAGGGAGTGCCGCGCTTCTTCGGAGGCGCCGTCGGCTATCTCGGGTACGATATGATCCGAAGCATCGAACGGCTTCCCGACTTTCACCACGACGGTTTGGACTTGCCCGTGATGTATTTAATGGTGACCGATACCCTGCTCATTTTCGATAACATGGCGCAGACCATTAAAGTGGTTTCGAACGTCCATCTGTCCGACCGTGGCGGGCGCGGAACGGACGGCGCGCGGCGGGCGTATCGCGAGGCGATTGATAAAATCGAGGCGATCATCGCCCGTTTGAAGAAAACAGATCGCCTTGATAAGAAGAGACGTCGTAACGGCGCGAAGAATTCGGAATGGAGGATCGCTTCAAATATGACCCCTCCCGCCTTCCGGAAGATCGTGCGCCGGGCCAAGGAATACATCCGGTCGGGGGATATTTTTCAAGTCGTGCTCTCCCAGCGATTCGAAACCGAGTCCCGGTCCGCGTCCTTCGATATTTACCGGTCCCTCCGGGTCATCAACCCGTCGCCGTACATGTATTATCTTCAATTGGACGGCCTCGAGCTGGTCGGTTCTTCGCCCGAGGTGTTGGTACGATGCGAAGACCGCAAGATCGAACTCCGGCCGATCGCCGGAACCCGTCCGCGGGGCCGGAACGAGGAGGAGGACCGGTTGCTGGAGCGCGAGCTCCTGTCCGATCAAAAAGAATGCGCGGAACACATCATGCTGGTGGATCTGGGGCGAAACGATGTCGGACGCGTTTCTGATGTCGGGTCGGTTCGGGTGGAAAGATTGATGGCCGTCGAACGGTACTCGCACGTGATGCATCTCGTCTCGCAAATCGAAGGACGGCTCCAAAAGGACAAGGACGTTTACGATGTGATGCGGGCCTGTTTTCCCGCGGGCACCGTTTCGGGCGCGCCTAAGATCCGAGCCATGGAAATTATCGAGGAATTGGAGCCGACCGGTCGAGGCCCGTACGCAGGCGCCGTGGGTTATTTCAGTTTTTCCGGAAACCTGGATACCTGCATTAATATCCGGACGATCGTGATCAAAGGGGGGCGGGCCTATATTCAAGCCGGGGCCGGAATCGTGGCGGACTCCGATCCCAAACGTGAATATCAGGAGACGGTCAATAAAGCCAAGGCGATGCTGGTCGCGATCGAAATGGCCCAAGGGGGCCTGGACTAA
- a CDS encoding aminodeoxychorismate/anthranilate synthase component II — protein sequence MLLMIDNYDSFTYNLVQYFGELDQDVRVYRNDQITLDEIAELRPDRIVISPGPCTPKEAGVSIELIKRFAGRVPILGVCLGHQAIGEAFGGEVVRAPRLMHGKTSMIHHDGQTIFKSLPNPFEATRYHSLIVKRETLPGVLRISAETREGEIMGLRHQDHPVEGVQFHPESILTKAGMDLLKNFLRL from the coding sequence ATGCTTTTGATGATCGACAACTATGACTCGTTCACCTACAACCTGGTCCAGTATTTCGGGGAGCTGGATCAGGATGTGCGTGTTTACCGAAACGACCAGATTACGCTGGACGAGATCGCGGAGCTCCGACCCGATCGGATCGTGATCTCGCCCGGACCCTGCACGCCGAAGGAGGCCGGGGTCTCGATCGAGCTCATCAAACGGTTTGCCGGACGGGTTCCGATCCTGGGGGTCTGCCTCGGTCATCAGGCGATCGGGGAGGCCTTCGGCGGCGAGGTGGTGCGGGCGCCCCGTCTGATGCATGGAAAGACCTCGATGATTCACCACGATGGACAGACGATTTTCAAATCGCTTCCGAATCCCTTTGAGGCGACGCGGTATCACTCCTTGATCGTAAAACGAGAGACGCTTCCTGGCGTCTTGAGGATCTCGGCCGAGACGCGGGAGGGTGAAATCATGGGACTTCGACACCAGGATCACCCCGTTGAAGGCGTGCAATTTCATCCCGAATCGATCCTCACGAAGGCCGGAATGGATCTTCTGAAAAATTTCTTGAGGTTATAG
- a CDS encoding phosphate-starvation-inducible PsiE family protein, which yields MSTTGGTDLQMRVMEWLEKYGYVTAGVSFLFLGMVVFVFGWVEFLVGVRESLPKAVLVLMNELLLVVILLELFRTIINFLKSRTISLEPFLHVGIIASVRRLLTIGAEITLQVEVSPVRFNQYLLDALVNVGVILTLVFALYLYRVRGIKAEYMVKG from the coding sequence ATGAGTACGACCGGCGGAACGGATCTGCAGATGCGTGTGATGGAGTGGCTTGAGAAATACGGTTATGTCACGGCCGGGGTCAGTTTCCTCTTTCTCGGTATGGTTGTTTTCGTTTTCGGCTGGGTCGAATTCTTGGTGGGTGTTAGGGAGAGCCTCCCAAAGGCCGTTCTGGTCTTAATGAACGAGCTCCTGTTGGTGGTTATCTTGCTGGAGCTCTTTCGGACGATCATCAACTTCCTCAAAAGTAGAACGATCAGCCTCGAGCCTTTTCTCCACGTCGGCATCATCGCATCGGTTCGGCGTCTTCTGACGATCGGGGCCGAAATTACGCTTCAGGTCGAGGTTTCGCCGGTTCGCTTCAACCAGTACCTGCTCGATGCGCTGGTCAATGTCGGTGTGATACTCACCTTGGTTTTCGCCCTTTATCTTTACCGTGTCCGCGGCATCAAGGCGGAATACATGGTCAAGGGGTGA
- the trpD gene encoding anthranilate phosphoribosyltransferase: MIKEAIAKVVDEVNLTEAEAEAVMREIMEGQATSAQIAAYITALRMKGETVEEITGSARVMREKAVRIHVNDPFAVDTCGTGGDRMNTFNISTTTAFVVAGAGITVAKHGNRSVSSSCGSADVLKALEIKIDYPPEKVEECLNTIGIGFLFAPLYHGAMKHAIGPRQEVGIRTIFNILGPLTNPAQASIQVLGVYDQNLSDLMAQVLMNLGSLHCFCVNGLDGLDEITITTKSKICEGKEGKVKCYHIEPGDFDLPTARVKDIVGGMPDHNARIVLDVLGGQKGPRRDVVLLNAAPAVVAAGKARTLQDGVRVAAESIDSGAAMEKLKRLRAMTNRS; encoded by the coding sequence ATGATCAAGGAAGCGATCGCAAAAGTGGTGGACGAGGTCAACCTGACCGAGGCCGAGGCCGAGGCCGTGATGCGCGAAATTATGGAGGGCCAGGCGACCTCCGCTCAGATCGCGGCCTACATCACCGCGCTTCGGATGAAGGGTGAGACGGTCGAGGAAATCACCGGGTCGGCCCGCGTCATGCGCGAAAAGGCAGTCCGGATCCATGTGAACGATCCGTTTGCGGTGGATACCTGCGGAACGGGGGGCGACCGGATGAACACGTTCAATATCTCGACCACCACGGCCTTTGTGGTCGCCGGCGCCGGAATCACGGTTGCCAAGCACGGGAATCGGTCCGTCTCGAGCAGTTGTGGAAGCGCCGATGTTTTAAAAGCGTTGGAGATTAAAATCGATTATCCGCCCGAGAAAGTCGAAGAATGCCTGAATACGATCGGGATCGGATTCCTGTTCGCCCCCCTTTATCATGGCGCGATGAAACATGCCATCGGACCGCGACAGGAAGTCGGAATTCGGACGATCTTTAACATTCTCGGTCCGCTGACCAATCCGGCGCAGGCCTCCATCCAGGTGCTGGGGGTGTACGACCAGAATCTGAGCGATTTAATGGCGCAGGTCCTGATGAACCTGGGGTCGCTTCACTGTTTTTGTGTGAACGGGCTCGATGGTTTGGATGAAATCACGATCACGACGAAGTCCAAGATCTGCGAAGGGAAAGAGGGAAAAGTCAAGTGCTACCACATCGAACCCGGCGATTTTGATCTTCCGACCGCCCGCGTGAAAGACATCGTCGGCGGGATGCCGGATCACAATGCCCGGATCGTCCTGGACGTCCTCGGCGGACAGAAGGGGCCGAGGCGGGACGTCGTCCTGCTGAATGCCGCTCCGGCGGTCGTGGCGGCCGGGAAAGCGCGCACACTCCAGGACGGAGTCCGCGTGGCGGCGGAATCGATCGACAGCGGGGCGGCGATGGAAAAATTAAAACGACTTCGCGCGATGACGAATCGGTCTTGA
- the trpC gene encoding indole-3-glycerol phosphate synthase TrpC yields MTFLDDIVASTREAVRTAKLKRPPADMKRRCRDREAARPFAESFSDGSNLKLIAELKQASPSQGLLRKAFNPVSIAKIYEEAGAAALSVLTEERFFQGSLDDLARVRSAVTRPLLRKDFLIDEYQVYEARAFGADAILLIAAILDDGRLKDFQALARDLAMDSLIEVHTEAELDRALKTEARLIGINNRDLATFKTNLETTFRLITGIPDDRVVVSESGIGQRKDLDRLFEAGTDAVLIGETFMRSPDIQAKIRELFGKI; encoded by the coding sequence GTGACATTTCTGGATGACATCGTGGCCTCGACGCGAGAGGCGGTACGGACCGCCAAACTCAAGCGTCCGCCGGCCGATATGAAACGCCGATGCAGGGATCGCGAGGCGGCGCGGCCTTTTGCGGAATCCTTTTCAGACGGATCCAACCTGAAACTGATCGCCGAGCTGAAACAGGCCTCTCCTTCGCAAGGCCTTCTCCGGAAGGCGTTCAATCCGGTCTCGATCGCAAAAATTTACGAAGAAGCGGGCGCGGCGGCCCTTTCGGTGTTGACGGAGGAACGGTTCTTTCAAGGGTCCCTGGATGATCTGGCCCGGGTTCGCTCCGCGGTGACGCGTCCATTGCTGCGGAAGGATTTTCTCATCGATGAATATCAGGTCTACGAGGCACGGGCGTTTGGCGCCGATGCGATTTTGCTGATCGCCGCCATCCTGGACGACGGTCGGCTAAAGGATTTCCAGGCCCTCGCGCGAGACCTGGCCATGGACAGTCTCATCGAGGTCCATACCGAGGCCGAGCTGGATCGGGCCCTGAAGACGGAAGCCCGACTGATCGGTATCAACAACCGCGATCTGGCGACCTTTAAAACCAACCTGGAGACCACGTTCCGGTTGATTACGGGAATTCCGGACGATCGGGTGGTGGTGAGTGAAAGCGGGATTGGTCAAAGAAAAGATCTCGATCGCTTGTTTGAAGCGGGGACGGATGCCGTCCTGATCGGCGAAACGTTTATGAGGAGTCCGGACATTCAGGCCAAGATTCGTGAGCTTTTCGGGAAAATTTGA
- a CDS encoding phosphoribosylanthranilate isomerase: MRVKICGIMNVHDALAAAEFGADAVGFVLYRSSPRYTDLKTIKNIIAQLPPFVTTVGVFANAEEREILSTVNECGLDVIQLQGDEPADLCRRLGSRVIKAIRIRDKFSLNRMIPYKVRAFVLDTFRDGQLGGTGETFDWNLAMDAKKFGKIILAGGLTPDNIQQAVEQVRPYGVDVSSGVEERVGKKDLTKLKRFIELAKQA, translated from the coding sequence ATGCGAGTCAAGATTTGCGGGATCATGAACGTTCACGACGCCTTGGCCGCTGCGGAGTTCGGGGCGGATGCCGTCGGTTTTGTCCTCTACCGAAGCAGCCCCCGCTATACGGATCTCAAGACGATCAAGAACATCATCGCGCAATTGCCGCCGTTTGTCACGACGGTGGGCGTTTTCGCCAACGCGGAGGAACGGGAAATCCTTTCGACGGTGAATGAATGCGGACTCGACGTCATCCAGCTTCAGGGGGATGAACCGGCGGACCTCTGCCGTCGCTTGGGCAGCCGCGTCATCAAGGCGATACGCATCCGAGACAAATTCAGTCTAAACCGGATGATTCCCTACAAGGTGAGGGCCTTTGTCCTGGACACGTTTCGGGATGGACAGCTCGGCGGGACGGGCGAAACCTTTGACTGGAATCTGGCAATGGATGCGAAAAAATTCGGAAAAATCATCCTGGCCGGAGGGCTCACGCCGGACAACATCCAACAGGCGGTCGAACAGGTCCGGCCCTACGGCGTGGATGTCAGCAGCGGAGTGGAAGAGCGTGTGGGCAAAAAAGACCTTACAAAGCTGAAGCGGTTCATTGAACTTGCCAAACAGGCGTAA
- the trpB gene encoding tryptophan synthase subunit beta: protein MTTLPDQSGHFGIYGGRFAPETLMPALTELEKHYKFSKNNKRFQSSFKKYLKEFAGRPTPLYYAERLTKKLGGAKIYLKREDLCHTGAHKINNTIGQALLAKRMGKRRVIAETGAGQHGVAVATVAAVFGLECEVYMGTEDMERQSLNVYRMRLMGAKVSPVDSGSRTLKDAINEAMRDWTTHVRTTHYILGSVLGPHPFPAMIRDFQKVIGMEARQQIHKTEGRLPDYLVACVGGGSNAMGLFYPFLDDRTVQMIGVEAGGHGIESGKHAARFADGSLGVLHGTMTYLLQDDDGQIRLTHSVSAGLDYAAVGPEHSYHYDRGRIRFTHVTDQEALAAFDLLSQVEGIMPALESAHAVAHAAKLAPQLKRNQIVLINLSGRGDKDVMQVAKIRGVQL from the coding sequence ATGACGACCTTACCTGATCAGAGCGGTCACTTTGGCATCTATGGCGGACGGTTTGCCCCCGAGACGTTGATGCCGGCGCTAACCGAATTGGAAAAACACTATAAATTCTCAAAGAATAACAAAAGATTCCAATCTTCTTTTAAGAAATATCTTAAAGAATTTGCAGGCCGGCCCACGCCGCTTTATTACGCCGAGCGCTTAACAAAAAAGCTCGGCGGGGCCAAGATCTATTTAAAACGCGAAGACCTGTGTCACACCGGAGCGCACAAAATCAACAACACGATCGGCCAGGCCTTGCTCGCCAAGCGGATGGGCAAACGCCGGGTAATCGCTGAAACCGGCGCGGGCCAGCACGGCGTGGCCGTGGCGACGGTCGCCGCGGTATTCGGCCTGGAATGCGAAGTTTACATGGGAACCGAAGATATGGAGCGTCAATCGCTCAACGTCTACCGGATGCGGTTGATGGGGGCCAAAGTCTCCCCTGTCGATTCCGGGAGCCGGACGCTCAAGGACGCGATCAACGAAGCGATGCGGGACTGGACCACCCATGTACGCACCACCCATTATATCCTCGGTTCGGTTCTCGGTCCCCATCCTTTTCCGGCCATGATCCGGGATTTTCAAAAAGTGATCGGTATGGAAGCGCGTCAGCAAATCCATAAAACGGAAGGCCGTCTTCCCGACTATCTCGTCGCCTGCGTCGGAGGAGGCAGCAACGCCATGGGGCTGTTTTATCCTTTCTTGGACGATCGGACGGTCCAGATGATCGGCGTGGAGGCTGGCGGTCATGGAATCGAGAGCGGGAAACACGCCGCGCGTTTTGCCGATGGATCACTCGGAGTCCTTCACGGAACCATGACCTATCTCCTGCAGGACGACGACGGTCAGATCCGGCTTACGCATTCCGTATCGGCAGGACTGGATTATGCCGCTGTCGGTCCGGAGCACAGCTACCACTATGATCGGGGCCGGATCCGGTTTACGCATGTGACGGACCAGGAAGCCCTGGCCGCGTTTGATCTCTTAAGTCAAGTGGAGGGGATTATGCCGGCGCTGGAATCGGCCCATGCCGTGGCCCATGCCGCGAAGCTGGCCCCCCAACTGAAACGAAATCAGATCGTCCTGATCAATCTTTCCGGCCGGGGCGACAAGGACGTGATGCAGGTGGCCAAGATAAGAGGAGTGCAACTCTGA
- the trpA gene encoding tryptophan synthase subunit alpha, which yields MSGIDKIFAELRSKKEKALIPYIMAGDPRLERTKEMVLAMEKAGADMIELGVPFSDPIADGPVIQRAGQRSLKCKTSLKDILSLVADLRKKTNIPLILMTYYNPVLKLGVENLFKAAERAGVDGLIIPDLPPEEGRAVLEESRRCGLNWILLSAPTTPVNRLKFLAKQTQGFLYYVSLTGITGSSLKDLSEVRTRLSMIRRMTDKPVAIGFGISTPEQAKALGEMADGVIVGSAIVRLIEQHLEDPELPFVVSAFVKRLKQAMTGRSF from the coding sequence ATGTCCGGCATCGATAAAATTTTTGCAGAGTTACGGTCCAAAAAAGAAAAAGCGCTTATCCCGTATATTATGGCCGGAGATCCCCGGTTGGAACGGACGAAAGAGATGGTGCTGGCGATGGAAAAAGCGGGCGCCGACATGATCGAACTGGGCGTCCCGTTTTCCGATCCGATCGCGGACGGCCCCGTGATCCAGCGGGCCGGTCAGCGATCCTTGAAATGCAAAACATCTTTGAAGGATATTTTAAGTTTGGTCGCGGATCTTCGTAAGAAGACGAACATTCCTCTGATTTTGATGACCTACTACAATCCGGTGCTTAAACTCGGCGTCGAGAATTTATTCAAGGCCGCGGAACGGGCCGGCGTGGACGGGCTCATCATTCCGGATCTTCCACCGGAAGAAGGTCGCGCCGTGTTGGAGGAGAGCCGCCGATGCGGATTGAATTGGATCTTGTTGTCCGCGCCCACCACCCCGGTGAACCGGCTCAAGTTTTTAGCCAAACAGACCCAAGGGTTTCTATACTACGTCTCCTTGACCGGCATCACGGGATCATCGCTTAAAGACCTTTCCGAGGTCCGGACCCGGCTGTCGATGATCCGCCGTATGACGGATAAGCCGGTTGCCATCGGTTTCGGAATATCGACTCCGGAGCAGGCCAAGGCCCTGGGGGAAATGGCGGACGGCGTGATTGTGGGCAGCGCGATTGTTCGGCTGATCGAGCAGCATTTGGAAGACCCCGAGCTTCCATTCGTAGTCTCGGCGTTTGTGAAGCGCTTAAAGCAGGCCATGACCGGCCGATCCTTCTAA
- a CDS encoding HD domain-containing phosphohydrolase: protein MITKRASKGRRSTDQTGAVLRLKRELSLERAKREVLQGLSRIPLEAQSPDRLYDYYLGVILKLTRTKAGSILLRDEVTNDLVFVACKGKGSEGRVGKHLPVGEGVAGWVVRTGYRYFTGDTEHERMVKKEFGPEIGSAAQNILCVPLKISRRVLGVLEILNRKDRRPFRREDLNLLDAIAVQVATVIENTRLFEKYDSKVRKLRTLKEISRLLNSTLDEKEVKKRAVEAATRLMEAEVGSLLLIDEATGELYFDVDLGDRGKRVKEIRLKIGEGIAGWVAKTGEPAIVADAQKDPRFVRKVDEKSAFVTRNMICVPVKIRDRIIGVLQAINKLDRQTFSNWDLEEFQSLADQVAIAVDNANLYKELRETFFGTAGALGDAIEAKDAYTAGHTRRVLAYSMAMGKLLHLSGPELDNLKLAAMLHDIGKIGIEDSILQKPGKLEDAERRRMQEHTTIGFKIVDHVKQLRKIVPGIMHHHEEYDGTGYPGGLKGDQIPLIARIIAVADCFDAMTTDRPYRKGRSVPTAVEELLKLAGTQLDEKVVAAFLRAYRAGDLRMTIESGSSSVPVD, encoded by the coding sequence ATGATCACGAAACGGGCCTCCAAAGGAAGGCGGAGCACGGATCAAACCGGCGCCGTGCTGCGGTTGAAAAGAGAATTATCCCTCGAGCGGGCCAAGCGGGAAGTTCTTCAGGGCCTTAGCCGCATACCGTTGGAGGCTCAGTCCCCCGATCGACTTTACGATTACTACCTCGGCGTGATTCTGAAACTGACCCGGACGAAGGCCGGATCGATCCTTCTGCGGGATGAGGTCACCAACGACCTGGTCTTCGTGGCCTGCAAAGGAAAAGGGTCGGAAGGGCGCGTCGGAAAGCATCTCCCGGTCGGGGAAGGAGTTGCCGGCTGGGTTGTTCGAACCGGTTATCGGTACTTTACGGGCGACACCGAACATGAACGGATGGTCAAAAAGGAGTTCGGTCCGGAAATCGGGTCGGCCGCCCAAAATATACTCTGCGTGCCGCTGAAAATCTCCCGACGGGTGCTGGGCGTCCTGGAAATCTTGAATCGAAAAGACCGAAGGCCGTTTCGGCGGGAGGATCTGAATCTTCTGGATGCGATCGCGGTCCAGGTGGCCACCGTGATCGAGAACACGAGACTCTTTGAAAAATACGACAGCAAGGTCCGGAAACTCAGGACCTTGAAAGAGATCAGCCGGCTGCTCAATTCGACGCTCGACGAAAAAGAGGTCAAGAAGCGGGCGGTGGAGGCGGCTACGCGGTTGATGGAGGCGGAGGTCGGATCCCTCCTCCTGATCGATGAGGCGACCGGCGAGTTGTATTTTGACGTCGACCTGGGCGACCGGGGTAAGCGGGTCAAAGAGATCCGTCTCAAAATCGGGGAAGGCATCGCCGGCTGGGTGGCCAAGACCGGGGAACCGGCGATCGTGGCGGATGCGCAGAAGGATCCGCGTTTTGTTCGAAAGGTCGATGAAAAAAGCGCGTTCGTGACCCGCAATATGATTTGCGTTCCGGTCAAGATCCGGGATCGGATCATCGGCGTGTTGCAGGCGATCAATAAATTGGACCGGCAGACCTTCTCCAATTGGGATCTGGAGGAATTCCAAAGCCTCGCCGACCAGGTCGCCATTGCCGTCGACAACGCAAATCTCTACAAGGAACTGCGGGAGACCTTTTTCGGAACGGCCGGGGCGTTGGGGGATGCCATTGAGGCGAAGGATGCCTATACGGCGGGCCATACGCGTCGCGTTTTAGCTTATTCGATGGCGATGGGAAAGCTGCTCCATCTCTCCGGTCCGGAACTGGACAACCTGAAGCTCGCGGCGATGCTGCACGACATCGGCAAGATCGGAATCGAGGACAGCATCCTTCAAAAGCCGGGCAAACTCGAAGACGCGGAACGTCGGCGCATGCAAGAACACACCACCATCGGGTTTAAAATCGTCGATCACGTGAAGCAGTTGCGCAAAATTGTTCCCGGGATCATGCATCACCACGAGGAATACGACGGGACCGGTTATCCCGGAGGATTGAAGGGCGATCAGATTCCCCTCATCGCGCGCATCATCGCCGTGGCGGATTGTTTCGATGCCATGACGACCGATCGGCCCTACCGAAAGGGACGCTCCGTCCCGACGGCGGTGGAGGAGCTTCTGAAGCTCGCGGGGACTCAGTTGGATGAAAAAGTCGTGGCCGCCTTCCTCCGGGCCTATCGGGCCGGCGACCTTCGCATGACCATCGAGTCCGGCTCGTCTTCTGTGCCCGTGGACTGA
- a CDS encoding 5-formyltetrahydrofolate cyclo-ligase, with product MSTIEEEKRRLRGEVLALRNKLTTGQRVVRSADILQKLFELEAVRRAGWIHFYVSYGSEVETTGMIAHALSGGKHVTVPKMDPASRRLVLSELKDPVRELSPGPIGIPEPVSGAFRPVGFERMDLFVVPGIAFDPRGNRLGQGAGYYDRLLTPVAERVPIIGLAFELQLVEALPTDDHDVRMNWVITEKRTMDCRKA from the coding sequence GTGTCGACGATTGAAGAGGAGAAGCGGCGGCTGCGCGGAGAGGTTCTGGCCCTCCGCAACAAACTCACGACGGGCCAGCGGGTCGTTCGGAGCGCCGATATCCTTCAAAAACTGTTTGAGCTGGAAGCCGTGCGTCGCGCCGGATGGATTCATTTCTACGTCTCATACGGCAGCGAGGTCGAGACGACGGGCATGATCGCGCATGCCTTGTCGGGCGGAAAACACGTCACCGTGCCGAAAATGGATCCGGCATCCAGACGCTTGGTGCTCTCCGAATTAAAGGATCCGGTCCGAGAACTTTCACCGGGACCGATCGGAATTCCGGAACCGGTGTCCGGCGCCTTTCGGCCGGTCGGGTTCGAGCGGATGGATCTGTTCGTCGTGCCGGGGATCGCTTTTGACCCGCGCGGCAACCGCTTGGGACAGGGCGCGGGTTATTACGACCGGCTTCTGACGCCGGTCGCGGAACGGGTTCCGATCATCGGACTGGCGTTCGAACTGCAACTGGTTGAAGCGCTTCCAACGGACGATCATGATGTCCGGATGAACTGGGTCATCACGGAGAAACGAACGATGGATTGTAGAAAAGCGTGA